One Paramisgurnus dabryanus chromosome 9, PD_genome_1.1, whole genome shotgun sequence DNA segment encodes these proteins:
- the cfap161 gene encoding cilia- and flagella-associated protein 161 produces the protein MTHVRSYNPRVRVGNWKEDVTLREETLKEFILQKERGELTVQKEGALRQNIMQPVSLSVSVDGFLHFGDTVILVNPGGGQLDPRRPCVLSIIADSSNIDSHSQTNPHLLGPLQVGGAHIMDPCVRNAFVITSVDGTSDGEVVRYDQNFALRTTAGFAGELYLASDHRTFQKCAKKSRLQELSLVETLDFLCWWRMMYLDPQERFENEGYPVQVNSKVLISHRKTNQCLAALGSYILWTPFGKEYELTAHTFLDSHKAEQDNNHWLFVTANPTNQNQNLLQTQHDAAVIDEIGGEQEPVKDTQVKEDSEN, from the exons ATGACTCATGTTCGAAGCTACAATCCTCGTGTCCGTGTGGGGAACTGGAAAGAAGACGTGACTTTACGAGAG GAAACTCTAAAGGAGTTTATTCTTCAGAAAGAGAGAGGTGAACTCACCGTCCAGAAGGAAGGAgctttgagacaaaacatcatGCAACCA GTTAGCTTATCAGTGTCGGTGGATGGCTTTTTGCACTTTGGAGACACAGTCATTCTGGTGAACCCTGGAGGTGGACAGCTTGACCCGCGCAGACCCTGTGTCCTCAGCATCATTGCCGACAGCAGCAATATTGATTCACATTCGCAAACAAATCCCCATCTTTTAGGGCCCCTTCAAGTTGGTGGAGCCCACATTATGGACCCCTGTGTCAGAAACGCCTTTGTCATCACAAG TGTTGATGGGACTTCAGATGGAGAGGTGGTCAGATATGATCAAAATTTCGCTCTTAGAACTACAGCAGGCTTTGCCGGAGAG CTCTACCTTGCCAGTGACCACAGGACATTTCAGAAGTGTGCTAAGAAGTCTCGACTACAGGAGTTGAGCTTAGTAGAGACCCTTGATTTTCTGTGCTGGTGGAGAATGATGTATTTGGACCCTCAAGAAAGATTTGAAAACGAGGGATATCCTGTGCAG GTGAACAGCAAGGTTTTGATTTCCCACCGTAAAACCAATCAATGCTTGGCTGCACTGGGCAGTTACATCCTGTG gACTCCATTTGGTAAAGAATATGAGCTCACCGCTCACACTTTTTTGGACTCCCATAAGGCCGAGCAGGATAATAATCATTGGCTGTTTGTCACGGCAAATCCTACCAATCAAAACCAAAACCTGCTGCAAACACAACATGACGCTGCCGTAATAGATGAGATTGGAGGAGAGCAAGAGCCAGTTAAGGACACGCAAGTTAAAGAGGATAGTGAAAATTAG